In the Deltaproteobacteria bacterium genome, TCACATTGCATTTTTTCGGAGATTCCTTCCTGGTCAGGAGTTTAAAAATTCCTTGACCTTTTCCACCTTCCGTTTGGCCTCAACGGCCTTCTTCACCCCCGGCACCTGTTCCATAACCTTTTCGGCTACTTTTTCTTCCAAGGCTGTGGAACCCTTTTCCCCCTCGGCCGGGGTCGTTCCGGATCCCTTGTCCGCGTTGCCTTCCTCTGCAATCTCTTTCCTTACTTTTTTAAACTCCCGTATCGCCCCGCCGATCCCCTTCCCGA is a window encoding:
- a CDS encoding twin-arginine translocase TatA/TatE family subunit, whose amino-acid sequence is MFGLGPTELVIIAIIVLLLFGAKRLPEIGKGIGGAIREFKKVRKEIAEEGNADKGSGTTPAEGEKGSTALEEKVAEKVMEQVPGVKKAVEAKRKVEKVKEFLNS